From the Streptococcus sp. 29887 genome, one window contains:
- a CDS encoding polyphosphate polymerase domain-containing protein, which yields MKETVQTKFKRIETKYILDRHQLAAVMAELQAHVVKDDYPTSTITNIYFDTNEYRMIQDSAERLWKREKIRMRTYDAHPHADSQVFLEIKKKENGVGLKDRLTSKPASVLKFMSHNLVDESISNPVLLETMAELRERYGKIEPMMYIYYDRFSMKGIEDKKVRITIDQNILYRHYDVDLFAGKYGYPLLEDDQVIMEIKVPETYPEWLQAIIDQYGLERVSFSKYGTAHRKLVESQEEDSIFERAIV from the coding sequence ATGAAAGAAACAGTACAGACCAAATTTAAACGAATCGAAACAAAATATATCCTTGATCGCCATCAACTAGCAGCGGTTATGGCAGAGCTTCAGGCTCATGTAGTCAAAGATGATTACCCAACTTCAACCATTACCAATATATATTTTGATACAAATGAATATCGAATGATTCAAGATTCTGCGGAGCGTCTGTGGAAGCGTGAGAAAATCCGTATGCGGACCTACGATGCTCATCCACATGCAGATAGCCAGGTCTTTTTAGAAATCAAGAAAAAAGAAAATGGCGTTGGCTTGAAGGATCGCTTGACCTCAAAGCCAGCATCGGTCTTGAAATTTATGAGCCATAACCTAGTTGATGAAAGCATTAGCAATCCAGTGCTTTTGGAAACAATGGCAGAGCTTCGAGAGCGTTACGGCAAGATTGAGCCGATGATGTACATTTACTATGATCGTTTTTCAATGAAAGGGATTGAGGATAAGAAGGTTCGCATCACTATTGACCAAAATATCCTTTATCGTCATTACGATGTGGATTTGTTTGCAGGAAAATATGGTTATCCTTTGCTAGAGGATGATCAAGTCATTATGGAAATCAAGGTGCCTGAAACCTACCCTGAATGGCTTCAAGCCATTATTGATCAGTATGGTCTGGAGCGCGTGTCATTTTCTAAATATGGGACAGCCCACCGTAAGTTAGTAGAAAGTCAAGAAGAGGATAGTATCTTTGAAAGAGCAATTGTTTAA
- a CDS encoding DUF4956 domain-containing protein: MKEQLFKSIFESNTGPAEPSMLATSLVVSLVLGLIIAVVYKYKTLYSKEFVITLTVLPVLMTMIIFMVNGNLGTSVAIAGTFGMIRFRSAAGGAKELLMVFIATGIGLACGMGFIILATIFTLFVCLVLLFLENSSFAAVSQTRRNITIRVPRELDYELLFEATFINACKYVELVSIKNIKKSNSLELVYNVDLDSNLSDKQVIDTLLSINDSIEISISKLAQKKKTL; the protein is encoded by the coding sequence TTGAAAGAGCAATTGTTTAAAAGTATCTTTGAAAGCAATACAGGGCCTGCAGAGCCTTCTATGCTGGCAACCAGTTTAGTGGTCAGCTTGGTTCTAGGTCTGATTATTGCCGTAGTTTATAAATACAAAACCCTTTATTCTAAGGAATTTGTGATTACCTTGACGGTTCTCCCAGTTCTCATGACCATGATTATTTTTATGGTCAATGGAAACTTGGGAACCAGTGTGGCGATTGCAGGGACCTTTGGGATGATTCGTTTTCGTTCGGCAGCAGGTGGAGCTAAGGAACTCTTGATGGTCTTTATTGCAACAGGTATTGGCCTGGCCTGCGGTATGGGATTTATCATCCTAGCAACGATTTTTACGCTCTTTGTTTGCCTAGTCTTGCTATTCTTGGAAAATTCTTCCTTTGCGGCAGTTAGTCAAACCAGACGGAATATCACTATTCGAGTTCCAAGGGAGTTGGATTATGAACTGCTGTTTGAAGCTACTTTTATCAATGCTTGTAAGTATGTAGAATTGGTCAGCATTAAGAATATTAAAAAAAGCAATAGTCTGGAATTAGTCTACAATGTTGATTTGGATTCGAATTTGTCCGACAAACAGGTGATTGATACCTTGCTCAGTATCAATGATTCGATTGAGATTAGCATTAGCAAGTTGGCACAAAAGAAGAAAACCTTATGA
- the aspS gene encoding aspartate--tRNA ligase, translating to MKRSMYAGRVRKEHVGQEITLKGWVGRRRDLGGLIFIDLRDREGIMQLVINPELVDQDLMATAESLRSEFVIEVTGTVVEREQANDNIPTGAVELQVTSLTVLNTAKTTPFEIKDGIEASDDTRLRYRYLDLRRPEMLNNFKLRAAVTHSIRNYLDELEFIDVETPMLTKSTPEGARDYLVPSRVSKGHFYALPQSPQITKQLLMNAGFDRYYQIVKCFRDEDLRGDRQPEFTQVDLETSFLTEVEIQDIVEGLIAKVLKDTKGIDVTLPFPRMSYDHAMNFYGSDKPDTRFEMLLQDLTDTVKEVDFKVFSEAPVVKAIVVKGAADSYSRKDIDKLTEYAKQFGAKGLAWVKVDKGELTGPVAKFLTDITANLTASLQLEDKDLVLFVADELEVANNTLGALRNRLAKEQGLIDESKFNFLWIVDWPMFEWSEEEGRYMSAHHPFTLPTEETAHHLDGDLAQVRAVAYDIVLNGYELGGGSLRINQKEMQEQMFKALGFSAEDAHEQFGFLLEAMDYGFPPHGGLAIGLDRFVMLLAGEDNIREVIAFPKNNKASDPMTQAPSTVASAQLEELALDITLENE from the coding sequence ATGAAACGTTCTATGTATGCTGGACGTGTTCGTAAGGAGCATGTCGGACAGGAAATTACTTTGAAAGGTTGGGTTGGCCGCCGTCGTGACTTGGGTGGCTTGATTTTCATCGACTTGCGTGACCGCGAAGGTATTATGCAATTGGTCATCAATCCAGAACTTGTAGACCAAGATCTCATGGCAACTGCTGAAAGCCTCCGCAGTGAGTTTGTTATCGAAGTAACAGGAACGGTTGTGGAGCGTGAGCAAGCCAACGACAATATTCCAACAGGAGCGGTTGAACTGCAAGTAACCAGCTTGACAGTGCTTAATACAGCTAAGACAACGCCATTTGAAATCAAGGATGGTATTGAAGCCAGTGACGATACACGTTTGCGCTATCGCTATTTGGACCTTCGTCGTCCAGAAATGCTTAACAACTTCAAATTGCGTGCAGCTGTAACCCACAGCATTCGTAACTACCTAGACGAGCTTGAATTTATCGATGTGGAAACGCCAATGTTGACCAAGTCAACGCCAGAAGGTGCGCGTGACTACTTGGTACCTTCTCGTGTGTCAAAAGGTCACTTCTATGCCCTTCCACAAAGCCCACAGATTACTAAGCAGCTATTGATGAATGCTGGTTTTGACCGTTATTACCAAATCGTTAAGTGTTTCCGCGACGAAGATTTGCGTGGGGACCGTCAACCTGAGTTTACACAGGTTGACTTGGAAACTTCATTCTTGACTGAAGTTGAAATCCAAGACATCGTAGAAGGCTTGATTGCTAAGGTCTTGAAAGATACCAAAGGAATCGATGTGACCTTGCCATTCCCACGTATGTCCTATGACCATGCTATGAACTTCTATGGTTCAGACAAGCCAGATACTCGTTTTGAGATGCTTTTGCAAGACTTGACAGATACTGTCAAGGAAGTTGACTTCAAAGTCTTCTCAGAAGCACCTGTTGTAAAGGCTATTGTGGTCAAAGGTGCGGCGGATAGCTACTCACGTAAAGACATTGATAAATTAACAGAATACGCCAAACAATTTGGTGCTAAGGGACTTGCTTGGGTTAAAGTAGACAAGGGAGAATTAACTGGTCCAGTTGCCAAGTTCTTGACAGACATTACAGCAAACTTGACAGCAAGTTTACAGTTAGAAGACAAGGATTTAGTCCTCTTTGTGGCAGATGAATTGGAAGTAGCCAATAATACCTTGGGTGCCTTGCGCAACCGTTTGGCCAAGGAACAAGGATTGATTGACGAAAGTAAGTTCAACTTCCTTTGGATTGTGGATTGGCCGATGTTTGAGTGGTCTGAAGAAGAAGGTCGTTACATGAGTGCCCACCACCCATTCACCTTGCCAACGGAAGAAACAGCTCATCATTTGGATGGTGATTTGGCACAAGTACGTGCGGTTGCCTATGACATTGTTCTAAACGGTTATGAGCTTGGTGGCGGTAGCCTTCGTATCAACCAGAAAGAGATGCAGGAGCAGATGTTCAAGGCACTTGGCTTCTCTGCAGAGGATGCCCATGAGCAGTTTGGTTTCTTGCTAGAAGCTATGGACTATGGTTTCCCACCACATGGTGGATTGGCTATCGGTTTGGACCGTTTTGTCATGCTCTTGGCTGGTGAGGACAACATCCGTGAAGTGATCGCCTTTCCAAAGAATAACAAGGCATCTGATCCGATGACACAGGCACCAAGTACGGTTGCATCAGCTCAATTAGAGGAATTGGCTTTAGACATTACACTTGAAAATGAATAA
- a CDS encoding aldo/keto reductase has product MQRLGQTGLEVSRIGLGCMRMASLSEKETAQVLKTVLEQGINFFDHADIYGQGESEIRFAQGAKLAGLKREDMILQSKCGIRKGYFDFSKDYILESVDGILKRLDTDYLDVLALHRPDALMEAEEVAEAFYLLKKAGKVHHFGVSNQNIYQMELLQSYLDQPLAVNQLQLSPAHTPLIDAGLHVNMKDDAATMRDGGLIDYCQLKKITIQAWSPFLIDLQRGIFANHPDYALLNQTIGEIAERYHVSHETIVVAWILRHPAKIQTIVGSMNSDRLTKIAQASQITLTRQEWYEIYRSAGNILP; this is encoded by the coding sequence ATGCAAAGATTAGGACAAACTGGACTGGAAGTATCGCGAATTGGTCTTGGCTGTATGCGAATGGCAAGTTTGAGCGAGAAGGAAACAGCCCAGGTCTTGAAAACAGTCCTTGAACAAGGAATTAACTTTTTCGATCATGCGGATATTTATGGTCAGGGAGAATCTGAAATTCGTTTTGCCCAGGGTGCAAAACTGGCAGGCCTCAAGCGTGAGGACATGATTCTCCAGTCCAAATGTGGTATTCGTAAGGGCTATTTTGATTTTTCAAAGGACTATATCTTGGAGTCTGTGGACGGCATTCTCAAGCGTTTAGATACAGATTATCTGGATGTTTTGGCTCTTCACCGTCCAGATGCTCTGATGGAAGCAGAGGAGGTGGCAGAAGCCTTTTATCTCTTGAAAAAAGCAGGGAAGGTTCATCATTTCGGCGTCAGCAACCAGAATATCTACCAAATGGAATTACTTCAGTCCTATCTGGACCAGCCCCTAGCGGTCAATCAGCTCCAACTTTCGCCAGCTCATACTCCTTTGATAGATGCAGGACTCCATGTCAATATGAAAGACGATGCTGCAACCATGCGGGATGGAGGTTTGATTGATTATTGCCAGCTCAAAAAAATCACTATTCAGGCTTGGTCACCTTTTCTGATTGATTTGCAACGAGGTATTTTCGCCAACCATCCCGACTATGCTCTTTTAAATCAGACCATTGGGGAAATAGCAGAGCGGTACCATGTTTCACATGAAACCATTGTCGTTGCTTGGATATTGCGCCATCCAGCGAAAATTCAAACCATTGTAGGTTCCATGAATTCAGATCGCCTGACCAAGATTGCTCAAGCTAGCCAGATTACTTTAACTAGACAAGAATGGTACGAGATTTACAGAAGTGCAGGCAACATTTTGCCATAG
- a CDS encoding PepSY domain-containing protein: MKQLKTLTFTALVAATLGLQQTASASQIKTMDAAKSIVLKDLGLNASQVRFKDLDFEKGIYEIDLVANNVEYDYDVQASTGKIIKKKSKTLAPKKTTVKPTQPTKPAVTVRFSMEQAKTIALKDAGLTANKVRFKEVDLEKGVYEVDFVANNLEYEYDINGLTGKIIKKKTKVVAVKPATPQKKPVVVTQPKKVAVVPTLSVEQVKTIVLKDLGLAAAKVRFKEIDLEKGIYEVEALANNSEYDYKINGTTGQIIKKKVEAKKSW, from the coding sequence ATGAAACAGTTAAAAACATTGACATTTACAGCACTAGTAGCCGCTACTCTTGGTTTGCAACAAACAGCATCGGCTAGTCAAATCAAAACAATGGATGCAGCAAAATCAATCGTATTAAAAGATCTTGGTTTGAATGCTAGTCAAGTACGATTCAAGGATCTTGATTTTGAAAAAGGGATCTATGAAATTGATCTAGTTGCCAACAATGTGGAGTACGACTACGATGTCCAAGCTAGCACAGGAAAGATTATTAAGAAAAAGTCTAAAACTCTAGCACCTAAAAAGACTACTGTTAAACCAACTCAACCAACGAAACCGGCTGTAACAGTAAGGTTTTCAATGGAGCAGGCAAAAACAATTGCCCTGAAGGATGCAGGTTTGACAGCTAATAAGGTTCGCTTCAAAGAAGTAGATCTTGAGAAGGGTGTTTATGAAGTGGATTTTGTGGCAAATAACCTTGAATATGAATATGATATCAATGGTTTAACGGGCAAGATTATCAAGAAAAAGACAAAAGTAGTCGCTGTAAAACCAGCAACTCCGCAGAAAAAACCAGTTGTAGTCACACAGCCTAAGAAAGTGGCAGTAGTGCCAACACTTTCAGTAGAACAAGTGAAGACTATTGTCTTGAAAGATTTAGGCTTGGCAGCAGCTAAAGTTCGCTTTAAAGAGATTGACCTTGAGAAAGGCATCTATGAGGTTGAAGCCCTTGCCAACAACTCTGAATATGACTACAAGATTAATGGAACAACAGGTCAAATTATTAAGAAAAAAGTAGAAGCAAAGAAAAGCTGGTAA